Below is a genomic region from Fusobacterium nucleatum.
GAAAAATAGGCTCTCAATATATTGAATATATAAATGCTCATACTAATTTAAATAAAACTGATGCAGAGAAGAAAGCTCTTTTTATGTTAGAAAAAGTTCGTTTACCAGAAGTAAAAAATATTATGAATAGCTATCCTTACGAACTCTCTGGAGGTATGAAACAGAGAGTTGGGATTGCTATGGCTCTTACATTTGAGCCAGAACTTATCTTAGCAGATGAGCCTACATCTGCCTTAGATGTTACTACACAAGCTCAAATTGTAAAACAAATGATGGAAATAAGGGATGAATTTCATACTGGTATAATTATAGTTACTCATAATATGGGAGTTGCTGCATATATGGCAGATAAAATTATAGTTATGCAAAACGGTACAGTTGTTGATAGTGGTACAAGGGAAGAAGTTATAAATAATCCTAAGAGCGATTATACTAAAAAATTACTTAATTCAATTCCTGAAATGGATGGTGAGAGATTTGTCTAAAGATAGTGAATTAATATTAGAAGCTAGAAACTTAACAAAACAATTTAAAGTTTCTAAAAATAATACTCTAACTGCCTGTGATAATATAAACTTATCTATGTATAAAGGGAAAACTTTGGGAATTGTTGGAGAGTCTGGTTGTGGAAAATCCACTTTTTTAAGAATGCTTATGAATTTAGAAAAAATCTCAAGTGGAGAAATTTTCTATAAGGGGAGAGATATTAGTAAGTTTTCTAAAGATGAAATTTGGGAAAGTAGACAACATATACAAATGGTATATCAAGACCCTGGGGCTTCTTTTAACCCTAGAATGAAAGTAGTAGATGTCTTAACTGAGCCACTTATTAACTATGGTAGGCTAAAAAAAGAAGATAAAGAGAAAAAAGCTATTGAACTTCTTGAAATGGTTGATCTACCAGCAGATTTTATTCATAAATATTCTCATAATATGAGTGGCGGACAAAAACAAAGAATTGGTATAGCAAGAGCTTTATCATTGGAACCAGAAGTTTTAGTCTGTGATGAAGCTACATCTGCTCTTGATGTTTCTATACAAAAAAATATAATTGAGCTTTTAGTGAAATTACAAAAAGAAAGAGATTTATGTATAGTTTTTATTTGTCATGATATTGCATTAGTTCAATCTTTTGCTCATGAAATTGCAATTATGTATTTAGGTAATGTTCTAGAAGTCTTACCTGGTGAAAAATTAAAAGATAATTCCTATCATCCATATACAAAAGCTCTTTTAAGTTCATTATTTTCTATCAATATGGATTTTTCTGAAAAGATAGCTAGTATTGAAGGAGATGTACCTAGTCCTATTAATTTACCTAGTGGTTGTGTATTTCAAGGACGCTGTAAATTTGTAAAAGATAAATGTAAGGGACAAAAACCTACTTTAGAAAATATTGGAACCAAGCATGAAGTTGCTTGTTATTTTACAAAAGAAATAAATAATTTATAATTTTATTAATTACACCAAAACTCTTATGGTTAAGATTAACTCCTTGACTTAACCATAAAGTAATGGTGTTTTTTTATTACAAAAAAATACTAGACACATTTCTGCATCTAGTATTCTTAACTTTTTTTTAGAACTTATAATTCAATCTTACTCCATAGTTTAATTGAGATTTCTTGTAACCTTGATATTCAGCTCTAAATGTTATTCCATATGCATTTTCTTTTTCTAAACCTAATTCAGCTCCTACTGCTACTCTTGCTCTTCTTCTTTCTGGTTTAGATAAATCATAATATCCACTTGAAGCATTTTTCATCTTAGCTTGATTTACTCCATGATACAATTTTGCCACATCATAACTGAATTCTGTATCTGCTTTTGCAAATACTTGATGTGTTGCTCCTAATGGCAATACATATTTTGTTTCAACACCAACATTTGGAGTTATTACAAAGTAATCTTTACCTTTTACTTCTAATGGTAAACCTTCATTCTTTTCTTTTATATTAAAGATATGGCCATAAGACATGTCAATACCAGTATATGGTTTTACTGTCCAATTTGTATTAATATCATAGTCATAAGAAATTATATTTTTCCAAGATAATTCTGTTGAGTAAAAACTTGCCTTATTTTGATAAGTATCTTTTCCTACTTGACTATATCTATTAGTTCTATGGTTATTTACTGTTACTTCTCCTCTTGTTAACCATTTTAATTTAGCATTGTCATCTTCTTTATTTAATGGAGCTTGATAATGTAATCCTAATTTTCCTGATACTACTCTTTCCTTAGAACCTTTATTAGTATCTCCATTAAATTCAAAATTACTTCCTACAATACCTGCTGACCAACCATATTTTCCACCATAAGTGAAAGCTTCTCTGTCATTTAAGTACAATACACCAGTTGATTTATATTTATATCCTGAAACCCCTAATGTACTATCCTTATGTTCACCACCTGTATAAATAATACCAAATTTATTTACATTTCTAGTTTTATTATATGAAGATAGAAGTTCATTATATGACTTATCAAAAGCATTTTCTACTGTCTTCATTCTTTCTTGGACATTAGAATAAATATCTCCACGGATATTTGCTATTGCTCTTGCAAAATCTCTATGTGAACTTATATTATCTAATGACTTAAATATTGGTGATGATGAATCTTTTCCAATCTTTGATCTAATATCTTCTAATCCACTAGCTAAATTTTTATATCTTTCACCTGATATTAAACTATTATAAGGTATTCTTACCATAGTTATATCTTTTGTAGTTGTAGATGAACCAGGTTCTTTAGATATTTTTGCTATCCAAGATACAGATTTAGATTTAACATCTCCTGAGAATGCTCCAACCACTCCTGTTCTGAATACATCTTTAATAGTAACTTTTTGTTCAGAATTTCCTTTTGAGAAACTAGGTAATACTTCAGCAACTCCTGAAATAGATTTAGCATCAACCACTGTCTTTCCTGTGCTTATATCTAATCCTAGCCCTTCCATATTTAAAGCTCCCTTAACATTAAGAGTTCCTCCATTTATTACCTTATTATTTATTGTAACTTCACCTTTATCAGTTACTTTTATTCCTCCAAGTTCGGCACTTGCTTTTGTATCTGGTTTAGCTGTTGATTTTGAAGTAGCATCAATATTTATTGTTCCTGTTGCTCCATTTTTCAATGAAGCAGTTCCAGCAAGATATATTCCTGTTGCTCCATTTTTAACATTAATTGTACCTTGGTTATCAATTAATCCACTGTATGCTGCAATTCCGAATGATACATTGCTCTTTGTTGCATTAGTATAAACACTTGTATCCACTTTTCCATCAACATTTAAAGTTGAACCACTTTCTAATGTTATATTTTCAACTTTTGAACCAGTCATTATACCAGTTGCTCCATTTTTAACAGTTATTGTTGAACCAGATTGGACTGTTATGCTTCCTCCATTTGCTCCATAGATACCTACTGATAATGGTTTATCAACTAACATATTTCCTTTAAAGTTAATATTTGAATTATCACCAAATATTCCAATAGAGTTTTTATTGTCACTAGGTGTAGTAAATCCACTTGAACCTATAGTTGTTTCTCCTACTGTGATATCTCCTGTATGATTAACAGTTGTATTTTTAGCATAGATTCCTACTGCTTCTTTTCCAAGAGTCATATTCATATTACTATTAATTATACTATCGGCTCTTGAATTTCCTTTATAGTAAAGTCCATAACCTTTTTCAGCAATAGTCATTGTTTGAATAGGTGAGCTTGCATTTATATTCATAGTTCCTTTACCATCTTTGTAAACTCCTATTGAATCTTTACCTACTGTCATAGCTCCTACTGTTGATATATTTCCACTGCCTTTTGAATAAACTCCTATTCCATTGTTATCTGCTACTGTGATATTTCCAGATTGAGAAATATTTGCATTATCTCCTGCATAAAGTCCTACTGAATTATTAGAACCAACTGTAATATTTCCTGTTGAAGTTAAAGTTTTTCCTGTTCCTTTTACAAGTAAACCTACTCCTTTATCTGCTACTGTAACTGTTCCTGTTGAAGTTAAATCATTACCATCTACATAAGCTCCTATTGCATCAACACCAACTGTAACATTCATATTATTAATTAGTTTTGCACCTTTTGAGAATATTCCATATCCACTATCTGCTACTGTCAAAGTTTTTCCAATAGATCCAAGAGCTGTTTTTATTTCTCCACTACCATTTTTGTAAATACCAACTGAATTATTTCCAACATTTATATTACCAGTAGTTTCAACATTTCCAGCACCTATTGAGAATATACCTTTACTATCCCCAGAGGCTACACTTAAATCTCCTGTTAAATTGACCTTAGAGTTAGTAGTTTGTATTCCTATTGCTCCATTTGCTCCTACTGTAATATTTCCATTTACAGCTGTATCTCCTTTACTTGTTGCAGTATTATCAACATATAATCCAATACCTTTTTCTCCAATATTTAGATTTCCATTTAATGTAGCAGCTGTATCTTTTCCATAGATGGCAATAGAATTTTTACCTATTGTAGCATTACCTGTACTTGTTACTGCTCCACCTTTTGAATAAATACCTATTGAAGAATCTCCTGTTGAATCTCTAACGTTAAGAGTTCCATTATTTATAACTGCTTTACCTGTGGAACTGTATACTCCTGTATTACCACTTCCAACAACAGAAACTCCTGCTACTGTTAGTCCATTTCCAGTTCCTTTTGCTACTACTCCTACTTGTCCAGTTGCATTAGTGTCAGTTAATTGAACTGAGTTTGGCATAGTAATAGCACTTGTTATATTTTCAAAAACATAACCTATTGATTTATTTCCTTTTAATTCACTAACTTTTGCAACAGATGTTAAAGCTCCTCCCTTTGCATACATTCCAATACCTTCAGCACTCTTAACTTTAATATCAAAGTTATTATCTATGCTTCCACCATTTTCTACATATGCTCCTAATCCTTTTACTCCATCTACTTCAACAGTAGTTGTAGCATTAGCAGTAATTTTTCCACCCTTAGTTCCTAAAGCAATTCCATTTGCTCCTACTTTTAATGTTCCTCCACCATTTAGAGCAACTTCTGAGTTATTTCCATCAGCATAAGCTAAAATTGAGCTTCTATTTGCATCTGATGATTCTAATTTTCCACTAGCTAAGTCAAATGTTAATTTTTTATTTTTTACATATAATCCTAATGAACCTTTACCAACTACAACATCTGTTTTAGAAATATTTCCATTTACTCCAAGAGCTGCAATTCCTATTCCACGACTATTTCCTGTTGTAGCTCCTATTGTTACTTTATTAGTTGATGATGATGTTATTGTAAAATCTTTTCCTTCATTAAAAACTAATCCTTTTGCATTAGCTCCTAAAGAAATATTAAAGTCTTTAACTTTTGTAACTGCCTGACTATCTTTAAAATATGCTCCAACTAATTTATCTTTTGTTCCAGAAATTTTTCCTACAATAAAATCTTGGTTAGTCTTTGCTTTAACTGCTACTAGTCCTGTTGCTTCATCACCAGTTAAATTAATTTCACCAGCATTATTTAAAGTAGTATTTTCAAGACTGTTGTCATTAGTTGTATAAATTCCAACTCCTTTAGCTCCTATATTTATTTTTGCTCCTGTTGCATTTTCTATATTTGCACCTTTTCCATAGATTCCAGTAGTTTTTTCTCCAGAAGTAGTTTCAATGATTCCTTTATTTATGATATCTACTTTTAAACCAGCGGTATTCTTAGCTATTGCTGCTATTCCTGTTCCTTTATCTCCACCTAGCTTAATATGACCATTTGGACTTTCTAAAGTAAGTTTATATGTTCCAGATTTATCATAAATACCATTAATACCTATTCCATTTGCTCCTACTTCTACAATAGAATTAATACTAGAATTAGCATTTTTAAGTGTTAAGAAACTTCCAGAACCTTGTATATGTAATCCTGTTCCAGTTGTTATAGTTCCTCCATCTTGATATATTGCTCTTCCATTTGTTCCATTAAAATTAATATTTGCAGTACCAGTTTTTCCTAAATCTACTTCTCCACCTTTTAGATAAACTGCTGTTCCATTATCTCCTACATTAAAAGTAGTATTTTGAGCAATGAATTTTGAATGTTCAGGAATATAAGTTCCTATTCCACCTCCAACATCAATAGTTCCAGTATGAGTTACTGTTGAACCTGTACCTCCTGTTGCTCCAAGATAGAAACCAATAGTCTTTTCTCCACCTAATTGAATATCAGTATTTACAGTTTTATTATATCCTGATTTTGTATAGACTCCTATTCCATAATCATTTCCATCACCATTACCAACTGTTACTTTTGAACCTGATAGGAATTCTGCATCACCTTCTGCATATACTCCTATATGAGCTTTTCCACTAGCTGATGTTATTTGGCTTTTAATTTTAGTAGTTCCTGATGCATATAAGGCAACTGTTTTATCTATTCCTGATGCCACTGTTGGTGCAATATTAAAATCTACAATAGAATTATTTGCATATACTCCAACTGCTTCAGATTTTGTTAATTTTAAATTTCCTGAATTTAAAATCTTATTTGCAGCTGTATCTTTAAGAGCAAGTCCTATATTTTCAGCAGATATTGTTCCACTATTTGTAAATTTAGCATTGCCCCCATTTATATATGCTCCTATTGATTTAAATGTATTTCCTGCAAGAGACCAATTTTTAGACTCTATTGTACCAGTGTTTTCTCCTTCTGAGTTATCTTCTACATTCATTCCAATAGCTTCACCTTTAGCATTAATAGTTCCTTTATTAGTAACTTTTGCTGTTTTTCCAGAAGCAGCTTTTGCTGTCATTCCTATAGATGGAGTACCAGTACCTGATGTATTCAAATCCAAAATTTCTATATCTTTTCCAGCTTCATTTG
It encodes:
- the radD gene encoding autotransporter adhesin RadD, which translates into the protein MKDYNKVESCLKSFLKNNKRLSYSMALLITFLINGGFSYADEAVQVPLRTEIKTKIEKEQENISQMLKEADESMKDIELKIKKLTQRGEFWVKPLEKSYQGFIFANWGNYSKNKNKTESNFNGPEYSASYGKNMGYGQFSNGKYYGEYGIVKNPLEFVDKVDFGANITPKAVIEKTIVEKTVIKKDITAPSVTPPTVEVGEITLTAPEEVAIGEMTPPNEPTVNVQIPGTIPTLSPISVTPVTALNINPTPPTVGDAPTVTAPTVTPPATPAGFTPRLVSPPTVAEKTVNISPVPNPPSTDVSYQDVPNNNTGWYGGGVTDNNGLIAQLDITAGNYEMYFRGHSQGQDHKFINAKDSANVLPSTYSVNGMNKVAFYAIGGKAQVTIPNKVTIKAVGNNSTNSQLNAVFYLGNNANAGNAESKIINKAEVRLYGNKIVIANIDNVQSPGNTTFINAGNIVGYAEAGEFSPGKIGNSAVGNFIFGAYSYGDRGIDTIENGANGNVTFYAPNSVGWAYTSSSTQAVKRSSINNGIMKLYGHHSLGIATDNDATVEQMSWADIQLNTPIEILGDQSVGASIKTEPDETKSTNFFGSKWNIKIGGLNGSSQDVTHGNTQTSPDSKNKVEQSIGLNFDFTIKNSGFKEREIKRYKVSLEADADSSTGIRVGTAKINLTDADTFTQIKMNGTNNIGLLADGSSAELKYTNTRNALNLDGGSGNILFAAINSGKLNVENKFELKTSGGNNTTGAKFVSTYTKGAGSKVTFKKGISFNHTGDETIGMYATDGGNITVTNPTPVTLPVVTASSIIDNSTLPSIATSIIGSKSVGYYANNGGTIVNIGSSTKITNGSALAYATGSNSKISISNSLLDYHGEGYSLYTENGGKIVADGSVLVLRGKAVGMKVKSVTNGDISFANGKIVMMSNEAIPFVASDITGTVNTSDILGGIGLPSGITIAKGKEGGTVYNKYKIAAVDGMANLTIDQDLDKKYATDDNNETSSDLSKKASYTLFRRYLIQRAKVEASGKTIKAVLDSNDLTKLDATQVVGLEMSSSKNANNVNETAINLVNSKIIADRKDAGTGAVGAYINYGLVNIDATSKIEVEKDASAGNTANSGAVGVYAVNGSKVDNKGTIEAGGKESVGVLAMAYGESGGVTQKDQFGGKSGEGTFSVTNSGKITMSDDDAIGIYAKNNNTSAASNDYKVTNTGTIEVKKSVSKTAIGIYADKSTVLPKDGTIKIGEKAVGIYAKDSIVGVAGNNLGDIDFNGANGVGIYLKDNSTLLGNKVTLKQTATGTLAGKVGILADTLTNKTLNTEVVADTGVNDVIAYYSKGNGALTVEADISLNENSTGITGGDTEDLVYSGSKTMKLGKKSTGIYGQKNINFASGSNIELNGDKSVGIFAKGTSGVISSNGNIKFTKENSIGLYGANGATINDKIASMDFTNTNAKNNIGAYLAGAKWVDSRSGAYTFSPDHARNNIYLFAQGGNDGITDLGSTATLNNEFKVNPSGSATSTAKAIGMYFNTAVKDKTTFVDNTLNMTASNAKISVINSGIGVYAKNTTGSGKNNIINKINVSSSGSGSVGVFTDGDLKLSGATGLIEAKNSGIGLYGNSGKVTVDGKHKVEVTSAGTGMYMTNGSYLEGGELELKNNTAGTAAAGIYYTKGNNSNEVTHNTDLKVNSGNNLLALYADGGIKLNNAKTIEIGDGENNVGAFVTGNSIFKNKGKISLTGSIKNAIGVYVEDGEATNEAGKDIEILDLNTSGTGTPSIGMTAKAASGKTAKVTNKGTINAKGEAIGMNVEDNSEGENTGTIESKNWSLAGNTFKSIGAYINGGNAKFTNSGTISAENIGLALKDTAANKILNSGNLKLTKSEAVGVYANNSIVDFNIAPTVASGIDKTVALYASGTTKIKSQITSASGKAHIGVYAEGDAEFLSGSKVTVGNGDGNDYGIGVYTKSGYNKTVNTDIQLGGEKTIGFYLGATGGTGSTVTHTGTIDVGGGIGTYIPEHSKFIAQNTTFNVGDNGTAVYLKGGEVDLGKTGTANINFNGTNGRAIYQDGGTITTGTGLHIQGSGSFLTLKNANSSINSIVEVGANGIGINGIYDKSGTYKLTLESPNGHIKLGGDKGTGIAAIAKNTAGLKVDIINKGIIETTSGEKTTGIYGKGANIENATGAKINIGAKGVGIYTTNDNSLENTTLNNAGEINLTGDEATGLVAVKAKTNQDFIVGKISGTKDKLVGAYFKDSQAVTKVKDFNISLGANAKGLVFNEGKDFTITSSSTNKVTIGATTGNSRGIGIAALGVNGNISKTDVVVGKGSLGLYVKNKKLTFDLASGKLESSDANRSSILAYADGNNSEVALNGGGTLKVGANGIALGTKGGKITANATTTVEVDGVKGLGAYVENGGSIDNNFDIKVKSAEGIGMYAKGGALTSVAKVSELKGNKSIGYVFENITSAITMPNSVQLTDTNATGQVGVVAKGTGNGLTVAGVSVVGSGNTGVYSSTGKAVINNGTLNVRDSTGDSSIGIYSKGGAVTSTGNATIGKNSIAIYGKDTAATLNGNLNIGEKGIGLYVDNTATSKGDTAVNGNITVGANGAIGIQTTNSKVNLTGDLSVASGDSKGIFSIGAGNVETTGNINVGNNSVGIYKNGSGEIKTALGSIGKTLTVADSGYGIFSKGAKLINNMNVTVGVDAIGAYVDGNDLTSTGTVTVADKGVGLLVKGTGKTLTSTGNITVGSNNSVGLYAGDNANISQSGNITVADNNGIGVYSKGSGNISTVGAMTVGKDSIGVYKDGKGTMNINASSPIQTMTIAEKGYGLYYKGNSRADSIINSNMNMTLGKEAVGIYAKNTTVNHTGDITVGETTIGSSGFTTPSDNKNSIGIFGDNSNINFKGNMLVDKPLSVGIYGANGGSITVQSGSTITVKNGATGIMTGSKVENITLESGSTLNVDGKVDTSVYTNATKSNVSFGIAAYSGLIDNQGTINVKNGATGIYLAGTASLKNGATGTINIDATSKSTAKPDTKASAELGGIKVTDKGEVTINNKVINGGTLNVKGALNMEGLGLDISTGKTVVDAKSISGVAEVLPSFSKGNSEQKVTIKDVFRTGVVGAFSGDVKSKSVSWIAKISKEPGSSTTTKDITMVRIPYNSLISGERYKNLASGLEDIRSKIGKDSSSPIFKSLDNISSHRDFARAIANIRGDIYSNVQERMKTVENAFDKSYNELLSSYNKTRNVNKFGIIYTGGEHKDSTLGVSGYKYKSTGVLYLNDREAFTYGGKYGWSAGIVGSNFEFNGDTNKGSKERVVSGKLGLHYQAPLNKEDDNAKLKWLTRGEVTVNNHRTNRYSQVGKDTYQNKASFYSTELSWKNIISYDYDINTNWTVKPYTGIDMSYGHIFNIKEKNEGLPLEVKGKDYFVITPNVGVETKYVLPLGATHQVFAKADTEFSYDVAKLYHGVNQAKMKNASSGYYDLSKPERRRARVAVGAELGLEKENAYGITFRAEYQGYKKSQLNYGVRLNYKF
- a CDS encoding ABC transporter ATP-binding protein; its protein translation is MVRDLSKDSELILEARNLTKQFKVSKNNTLTACDNINLSMYKGKTLGIVGESGCGKSTFLRMLMNLEKISSGEIFYKGRDISKFSKDEIWESRQHIQMVYQDPGASFNPRMKVVDVLTEPLINYGRLKKEDKEKKAIELLEMVDLPADFIHKYSHNMSGGQKQRIGIARALSLEPEVLVCDEATSALDVSIQKNIIELLVKLQKERDLCIVFICHDIALVQSFAHEIAIMYLGNVLEVLPGEKLKDNSYHPYTKALLSSLFSINMDFSEKIASIEGDVPSPINLPSGCVFQGRCKFVKDKCKGQKPTLENIGTKHEVACYFTKEINNL
- a CDS encoding ABC transporter ATP-binding protein; this translates as MLEIKDLTIQYGEKDAVVENFSLTMKKGEVISIVGESGSGKSTVLRSIIGGLLGQGKVVSGDIIFNGKSLLNLSNNEWRELRGTVISMISQDCGATLNPIRKIGSQYIEYINAHTNLNKTDAEKKALFMLEKVRLPEVKNIMNSYPYELSGGMKQRVGIAMALTFEPELILADEPTSALDVTTQAQIVKQMMEIRDEFHTGIIIVTHNMGVAAYMADKIIVMQNGTVVDSGTREEVINNPKSDYTKKLLNSIPEMDGERFV